One genomic segment of Hordeum vulgare subsp. vulgare chromosome 2H, MorexV3_pseudomolecules_assembly, whole genome shotgun sequence includes these proteins:
- the LOC123426027 gene encoding uncharacterized protein LOC123426027 yields the protein MPATPTIIGALLGLGTQMYSNALRKLPYMRHPWEHVLGMGLGVVFVNQLVKFDEKVKVDLDKMLERAKHANEQRYFEEDDD from the exons ATGCCGGCGACGCCGACCATCATCGGTGCCCTGCTGGGGCTGGGCACCCAGATGTACTCCAACGCCCTCCGGAAGCTCCCCTACATGCGCC ATCCCTGGGAGCATGTGCTGGGAATGGGTCTGGGTGTAGTGTTTGTAAACCAACTGGTGAAGTTTGACGAGAAGGTCAAGGTGGACCTTGACAAGATGCTTGAGCGTGCGAAACACGCCAATGAGCAGCGCTACTTTG AGGAAGACGACGATTAG